One region of Arthrobacter sp. StoSoilB22 genomic DNA includes:
- a CDS encoding glutathionylspermidine synthase family protein: MRRLPSEPRPDWKQKIEEQGLVFSTTTMPDGRNIEYWNESAYYEFTEDEVETLEKTAEDMHIMCLEAAKYLATGAMGDIGIGRQALELAGESLQAGDMDIYGRFDFIYDGKGGPAKMLEYNADTPTGLIEASVAQWFWLQDVFPEKDQWNGIHEALIRQWKKLQFRTGMSTLHVAHSEAEESGEDWMTAAYMRDVASQGGWTTIGINMSDIGWDPNLNRFVDLDNFMISTMFKLYPWELMMKEPFGHRLLQRAHNPRWVEPAWKMLLSNKALLAALWHLYPNHENLLPAYLGDPGPLKEWVAKPLHGREGDNIRIHAPGIEIQQPGGYGREGWCFQQYHSLPDFDGNHPVLGLWVVDGESVGCGIRESDGPITDYFCRFVPNTIDAPAPIAPPATAYGAAL, encoded by the coding sequence GTGCGTCGACTCCCCTCCGAGCCCAGGCCGGACTGGAAGCAGAAGATCGAAGAACAGGGCCTGGTATTTTCCACTACCACCATGCCCGATGGCCGGAACATCGAGTACTGGAACGAATCGGCCTATTACGAATTCACCGAAGACGAGGTGGAAACCCTCGAGAAAACCGCCGAGGACATGCACATCATGTGCTTGGAGGCGGCGAAGTACCTCGCCACCGGGGCCATGGGCGATATCGGCATCGGGCGGCAGGCTCTGGAATTGGCCGGGGAGTCGCTGCAGGCCGGCGACATGGATATTTACGGTCGCTTCGACTTCATCTATGACGGCAAGGGTGGTCCGGCCAAGATGCTGGAGTACAACGCCGATACCCCTACCGGGCTGATCGAGGCTTCCGTGGCTCAGTGGTTCTGGCTGCAGGACGTCTTCCCGGAGAAGGACCAGTGGAACGGAATCCATGAGGCCCTGATCCGTCAGTGGAAGAAGCTGCAGTTCCGCACCGGCATGAGCACCTTGCATGTTGCCCACTCCGAGGCGGAGGAATCCGGCGAGGACTGGATGACGGCGGCGTACATGCGGGATGTTGCAAGCCAGGGCGGTTGGACCACCATCGGGATCAATATGTCCGATATTGGCTGGGACCCCAACCTGAACCGGTTCGTGGACCTGGACAACTTCATGATCAGCACCATGTTCAAGCTGTACCCGTGGGAACTGATGATGAAGGAACCCTTCGGACACCGCCTCCTTCAGCGCGCCCACAACCCACGCTGGGTTGAGCCGGCGTGGAAGATGCTGTTGTCCAACAAAGCCCTGCTGGCTGCGCTGTGGCACCTCTACCCCAATCATGAGAACCTGCTGCCTGCCTACCTCGGCGATCCCGGTCCTCTCAAGGAATGGGTGGCCAAGCCGCTGCATGGACGCGAGGGCGACAACATTCGCATTCACGCCCCCGGCATCGAAATCCAACAGCCAGGGGGTTATGGTCGCGAAGGCTGGTGTTTCCAGCAGTACCACTCCCTTCCCGACTTCGACGGCAACCATCCTGTCCTGGGCCTGTGGGTAGTGGATGGCGAATCCGTGGGCTGCGGAATCCGCGAATCAGACGGACCCATCACGGACTATTTCTGCCGCTTTGTCCCCAATACCATTGACGCCCCGGCGCCCATCGCGCCCCCTGCTACTGCCTACGGAGCTGCACTATGA
- a CDS encoding Tat pathway signal protein, with protein sequence MGPNDSPDAAGNNGGSRDNNGDFAAGNNPPKPPPWQVPKPELHPELFTPVEKEPAQGSTGKRRKKPAGAPQPGAGAPKPGQPLPVVDPFAKERERGEAEAAKKKKRSHRRTLVVGLGVTALLAGTITAIVASNKEEADYAQVCFNEETGERVDDNQCDNSSSAGRSSGVYAWYFYSRGASVPAVGQNRSSYPSYTKNVPTDAKASKGYSTKGGTVSRGGFGSSSKSGGSSGG encoded by the coding sequence ATGGGCCCGAATGACAGCCCTGACGCAGCCGGCAACAACGGCGGCAGCAGGGACAACAACGGCGACTTTGCGGCGGGCAACAATCCGCCCAAGCCTCCTCCGTGGCAGGTACCCAAGCCCGAGCTCCACCCTGAGCTGTTCACGCCCGTCGAGAAAGAACCGGCGCAGGGCAGCACCGGCAAGCGCAGGAAAAAGCCCGCCGGGGCACCCCAGCCTGGGGCTGGAGCACCCAAGCCCGGCCAACCCCTCCCCGTGGTTGACCCCTTCGCTAAAGAACGCGAGCGCGGTGAGGCCGAGGCGGCCAAGAAGAAGAAGCGCTCGCATCGCCGCACCCTGGTGGTGGGTCTGGGTGTGACTGCCCTCCTGGCCGGAACCATCACTGCGATTGTGGCCAGCAACAAGGAGGAAGCTGACTACGCACAGGTCTGTTTCAATGAGGAAACCGGCGAGCGCGTTGATGACAACCAGTGCGACAACAGCAGTTCGGCGGGCCGCAGTTCAGGGGTATACGCCTGGTACTTCTATTCCCGCGGGGCCAGCGTGCCTGCCGTGGGCCAAAACCGCAGCTCCTACCCGAGCTACACCAAGAATGTGCCCACGGACGCCAAGGCTTCCAAGGGGTACAGCACCAAGGGCGGCACGGTCAGCCGCGGCGGCTTTGGCAGCAGCTCCAAAAGCGGCGGAAGCTCGGGGGGCTAG